GCTTTCCTGTTTCTTCGGTTTCATTGCCCCTGGCGACGAGGTCATCGTCTTTGAGCCGTTCTTCGACCAGTACATCTCGAACATTGAGATGCCGGGAGGAAAGGTCAAGTACGTCCAGCTGCATCCACCGGCGGATTTCGCTACCAAGACGGTGACCGGTGACGACTGGACCATCGACTGgagcgagctggaggcggCAATCACGCCAAAGACAAAGATGATTGTTTTGAACTCTCCGCACAATCCGATCGGAAAAgttttcaacaagcaggaGCTGCTAAGGATCGGCGAACTGGCCGTCAAGCACAACTTTTTAATTCTGTCCGACGAGGTGTACGAAAACCTCTACTACGGGGACTTCACCAGAGTTGCGCTTTTGAGCCCAGAAATTGGTAGAAGAACCTTGACGGTTGGGTCCGCCGGTAAGAGCTTCGCGGCCACTGGTTGGCGTGTTGGCTGGGTCATTGGCGACAAGGAGACCGTGCAATACTGCGCGCTAGCCCACACTCGTATTTGCTTCAGCACACCGAACGTGATGCAGGAGGCCACTGCACAGGCATTGCAACTGGCAAGAACCAACGGCTACTACGAGCAAACCAGAAAAGAGTATATCAACAAATATAGAATCTTCACGGCAGTCTTTGACGAACTGGGCTTGCCGTACACTGTTGCCGACGGAGGATACTTTTTGCTGGTGAATCTGAAGAAGGTGGAGATTCCAAAGGAGGTCGAGTTCCCGCAGGAGATTGCGCACAAGCCGCGCGACTTCAAGCTTGCTTTCTGGCTGATCAAGCAGTTTGGCGTGGTCAGCATTCCTCCTTCCGAGTTCTATCTGCCTCAGAATGCACATGTAATTGAGGACTGTCTTCGTTTCGCCGTGTGCAAAGATGACTCTGTCTTGGAAGAGGCGGTGCAAAGACTGCGGCTGCTCAAGCAGTATATTAAATAGATGTGTGAATTAACATTGACATCCATCGGCAGCTTCTTGGTTGTTCGCTGCCACGTCAATCATCTGCACTTTATCGTTGTCCAGTGCTTGATC
This portion of the Ogataea parapolymorpha DL-1 chromosome IV, whole genome shotgun sequence genome encodes:
- a CDS encoding kynurenine--oxoglutarate transaminase BNA3; amino-acid sequence: MSLPSHNPYFKVGGKDIWSLINETAAAAEQESGRKMVNLGQGFFSYSPPDFAINAAKKALDVPANNQYAPAKGRPSLVQAIIDTYSPIYGRQLTKDEVLVTTGANEGMLSCFFGFIAPGDEVIVFEPFFDQYISNIEMPGGKVKYVQLHPPADFATKTVTGDDWTIDWSELEAAITPKTKMIVLNSPHNPIGKVFNKQELLRIGELAVKHNFLILSDEVYENLYYGDFTRVALLSPEIGRRTLTVGSAGKSFAATGWRVGWVIGDKETVQYCALAHTRICFSTPNVMQEATAQALQLARTNGYYEQTRKEYINKYRIFTAVFDELGLPYTVADGGYFLLVNLKKVEIPKEVEFPQEIAHKPRDFKLAFWLIKQFGVVSIPPSEFYLPQNAHVIEDCLRFAVCKDDSVLEEAVQRLRLLKQYIK